From the genome of Prevotella herbatica, one region includes:
- a CDS encoding phosphatidylserine decarboxylase family protein yields the protein MIKRIKKFKKIRIHREGTDTLLYGFIILAAIALLLNRLDNKLPFWSFIVIFGVIYSIVLNFYRCPIRRFSEDDDTENIVVAPADGKIVVIEEVEENEYFHDRRLMISIFMSLFNVHANWFPVDGKVKFVNHKNGNYHKAWLPKASEENEHADIMIETPDGQEVLCRQIAGAMARRIITYAKEGEDCYIDEHLGFIKLGSRVDVFLPIGTEVCVKMGQATTGDQTVIAKLKG from the coding sequence ATGATAAAAAGAATTAAGAAATTTAAGAAGATACGCATTCACCGTGAGGGTACAGATACGCTACTCTACGGCTTTATTATATTGGCCGCAATTGCTTTGTTGCTTAACCGTTTAGACAACAAACTTCCTTTTTGGAGTTTCATCGTAATTTTCGGAGTTATATATAGTATAGTATTAAACTTCTATCGCTGTCCAATACGCAGATTTTCAGAAGATGACGATACTGAAAATATAGTTGTCGCACCTGCTGATGGCAAAATTGTCGTTATTGAAGAGGTAGAAGAAAACGAATATTTTCACGATCGCCGACTCATGATCAGTATTTTCATGAGTCTTTTCAATGTTCATGCCAACTGGTTCCCTGTTGACGGAAAAGTTAAATTCGTAAATCACAAGAACGGAAACTACCATAAAGCATGGCTTCCTAAAGCTAGTGAAGAAAATGAACATGCTGATATAATGATCGAAACTCCAGACGGACAGGAAGTTCTGTGCCGCCAGATTGCGGGAGCTATGGCACGCCGTATTATAACATACGCAAAAGAAGGTGAAGACTGCTACATTGATGAGCATTTAGGATTCATCAAACTTGGAAGCCGTGTTGACGTGTTCTTGCCTATCGGCACTGAAGTTTGCGTAAAGATGGGTCAAGCCACTACTGGTGACCAGACCGTTATCGCAAAGTTAAAAGGTTGA
- a CDS encoding DUF4834 family protein, whose amino-acid sequence MFIFKFILMLFIALFLFILIFAFRILNLFRNGMNQFNKQNGNNGERHGKYNSYGDDEKVIDTRNPEDANKKIFTKDEGEYVDYTEEEK is encoded by the coding sequence ATGTTTATTTTCAAGTTTATATTAATGCTGTTCATAGCACTTTTCCTCTTTATTTTGATTTTTGCTTTCCGCATCCTGAATCTCTTCAGAAACGGAATGAACCAATTTAATAAGCAAAATGGGAACAATGGAGAACGACACGGCAAATATAACTCTTACGGTGATGACGAAAAGGTGATTGACACACGCAATCCGGAAGATGCAAATAAAAAGATATTCACTAAGGATGAAGGTGAATATGTTGATTATACTGAAGAAGAAAAGTAA
- a CDS encoding sugar phosphate nucleotidyltransferase — protein MNYAIIAAGEGSRLAQEGVNEPKPLVKVQNEHLIDRLIRVFMDNDAEKITIICNNLTTKVSQHLLKLEEDGLNGRPVPLNFIVKTTPSSMHSFFELSKLLDEKPFVMTTVDTIFKAEEFKAYISDFRECINSGYDGLMGVTDYIDDEKPLYVGTDNELNVTGFFDNNENGCKYISGGIYGLNAKSLDTLNDCMERGESRMRNFQRGLIRDGRKLKAFSFSKVMDIDHAEDIVKAEQFLGQYAQVLK, from the coding sequence ATGAATTATGCAATTATTGCAGCAGGTGAAGGGTCACGTTTGGCACAAGAAGGCGTTAATGAACCTAAACCGCTGGTAAAAGTTCAGAATGAGCATCTTATAGACCGTTTAATACGTGTTTTCATGGATAACGATGCTGAAAAAATAACAATTATATGTAATAACCTCACGACAAAGGTTAGTCAGCATCTCTTGAAACTGGAGGAAGACGGACTGAATGGTAGACCAGTTCCTTTGAACTTTATCGTGAAGACAACCCCCAGTTCTATGCATAGCTTTTTTGAATTAAGTAAACTTCTTGATGAAAAGCCTTTTGTGATGACTACTGTTGATACAATATTCAAGGCAGAAGAATTTAAAGCATATATATCTGACTTCCGTGAATGTATAAATTCCGGCTATGACGGATTGATGGGAGTTACGGATTATATAGATGATGAAAAGCCTCTTTATGTAGGTACAGATAATGAATTAAATGTAACCGGGTTCTTTGATAATAATGAAAACGGTTGCAAATATATATCAGGTGGAATATACGGATTGAATGCTAAATCACTAGATACTCTCAATGACTGTATGGAACGTGGCGAGAGTAGAATGAGAAATTTCCAACGTGGACTTATCAGAGACGGAAGAAAACTGAAAGCTTTTTCTTTTTCAAAAGTCATGGATATAGACCATGCTGAAGATATTGTGAAAGCAGAACAGTTCTTGGGTCAATATGCACAAGTTTTGAAATAA
- a CDS encoding nucleoside deaminase, with protein sequence MNEDQIKKDEFYMRKALVEARLAAEANEIPIGAVIVCNDRIISRAHNLTETLHDVTAHAEMQAITSAADMLGGKYLCDCTLYVTVEPCTMCAGAIGWAQISRVVYGAPDEKRGYTKIAPKALHPKATVTAGVIEDECREIMQNFFMKVR encoded by the coding sequence ATGAATGAAGATCAAATAAAGAAAGACGAATTCTATATGCGCAAGGCTTTGGTTGAAGCAAGACTTGCAGCAGAAGCCAACGAAATTCCTATTGGAGCTGTGATCGTTTGCAACGACCGTATCATAAGCCGTGCTCACAATCTAACAGAAACGCTTCACGATGTTACGGCACATGCTGAAATGCAGGCAATAACATCAGCTGCTGACATGTTAGGAGGCAAATACCTATGTGACTGCACACTTTATGTGACGGTAGAACCATGTACAATGTGTGCCGGTGCCATTGGTTGGGCACAAATTAGCAGAGTAGTATATGGGGCTCCAGATGAAAAACGCGGATATACAAAGATTGCACCAAAAGCACTTCATCCAAAGGCAACTGTTACGGCAGGAGTTATTGAAGATGAATGCAGGGAAATAATGCAGAACTTTTTTATGAAAGTAAGATAA
- a CDS encoding YraN family protein: MAVHNDLGKWGEDYAAEYLLKKGYEVISRDWRLGKRDIDIVARTEDGLTVVFVEVKTRATDVIVSPEDAVDERKIKSIGWAANAYVKEFQIYDDIRFDIITIVGTKPQDASLEHIIDAFNPVLAMNGNH; this comes from the coding sequence ATGGCAGTTCATAATGATTTAGGTAAATGGGGGGAAGACTATGCCGCTGAATACTTGCTGAAAAAAGGTTATGAAGTTATCAGCAGAGATTGGCGACTTGGTAAACGTGATATCGATATCGTGGCACGAACAGAAGACGGATTGACTGTGGTGTTTGTAGAGGTTAAGACTCGTGCAACTGATGTCATTGTGAGCCCTGAAGATGCAGTTGATGAAAGAAAAATAAAGAGTATCGGCTGGGCTGCCAACGCTTACGTTAAGGAGTTTCAAATATATGATGATATTAGATTTGACATCATCACAATCGTTGGAACAAAGCCGCAAGATGCAAGCTTAGAACATATTATCGATGCGTTTAATCCTGTGTTAGCGATGAACGGTAATCATTAG
- the rsmI gene encoding 16S rRNA (cytidine(1402)-2'-O)-methyltransferase, producing the protein MGILYIVPTPVGNMEDMTLRAMRILKEADLVLAEDTRTSGLLLKHFEIKNHLMSHHKFNEHGTASGIVERLKAGQIIALVSDAGTPGISDPGFYLAREAANAGITVQTLPGATACIPAIVSSGLPCDRFCFEGFLPQKKGRQTHLLSLQTESRTMIFYESPYRLVKTLTQFAEVFGEDRQVSVAREISKLHEEHVRGTLKEVIEHFTETEPRGEIVIVLAGLNEKKDKKLKREIKS; encoded by the coding sequence ATGGGAATACTATATATTGTACCTACTCCGGTGGGAAATATGGAAGACATGACCTTGAGGGCCATGCGCATATTAAAAGAGGCAGATTTAGTGCTTGCGGAGGATACCAGAACATCGGGTCTTCTTTTAAAGCATTTTGAGATAAAAAATCACCTGATGTCACACCATAAGTTTAACGAACATGGTACTGCATCGGGAATAGTTGAGCGCTTGAAAGCTGGACAAATCATTGCTTTGGTAAGTGATGCCGGCACACCAGGGATAAGTGATCCTGGTTTTTATCTGGCGCGAGAGGCTGCAAACGCAGGTATTACCGTACAGACTTTGCCAGGTGCTACGGCATGTATTCCGGCAATAGTTTCTTCGGGATTACCATGTGATAGATTCTGTTTTGAAGGGTTCCTGCCACAAAAGAAAGGTCGTCAAACTCATTTGTTGTCTTTGCAGACTGAAAGCAGAACGATGATATTCTATGAATCGCCATATCGTTTAGTAAAAACATTGACGCAGTTTGCTGAGGTTTTCGGAGAAGACAGACAGGTGAGTGTGGCAAGAGAAATATCGAAATTACATGAGGAACATGTAAGAGGAACCTTGAAAGAGGTGATAGAACATTTTACCGAAACAGAACCACGAGGTGAAATCGTGATTGTGCTTGCTGGTTTAAATGAGAAAAAAGATAAAAAACTTAAAAGGGAGATTAAATCATGA
- a CDS encoding biotin--[acetyl-CoA-carboxylase] ligase, with the protein MWCFNRNKKKTVKPNIIWLDETDSTNNYLKNYVPASDQKISVVVADYQKSGRGQGDNTWESEGGKNLLFSILVHPVMVPVHCQFLLSMAEALAVKETLDKYTDGITLKWPNDIYWNDKKIGGTLIETTLGGGHIKNCIFGTGIDVNQTEFKSSAPNPVSLKNIIGNDIDRKVLMDEIVNSFTKYYAMIENGQYGDISALYHLALYRRHGFFKYRDKKTDEVFDAAIIEVGDDGTLVVRDRNGIISEYRFKEIETVL; encoded by the coding sequence ATGTGGTGCTTTAATAGAAATAAAAAGAAAACAGTTAAACCTAATATCATTTGGCTTGACGAAACTGATTCTACAAATAATTATCTGAAGAATTATGTTCCTGCTTCTGATCAAAAAATAAGTGTTGTAGTTGCCGATTATCAGAAATCAGGTAGGGGACAAGGTGACAATACATGGGAGAGTGAAGGAGGTAAAAACCTTTTATTCAGTATTTTGGTTCATCCAGTCATGGTCCCAGTACATTGTCAATTTCTGCTTTCAATGGCTGAAGCTCTAGCAGTGAAAGAAACTTTGGATAAATACACAGATGGGATAACTTTGAAGTGGCCTAACGATATATATTGGAATGATAAAAAGATTGGTGGCACACTTATAGAAACTACTCTAGGTGGTGGACATATAAAGAACTGTATTTTCGGTACCGGTATTGATGTTAATCAGACTGAGTTTAAAAGTAGTGCACCTAATCCTGTTTCATTGAAAAACATCATAGGAAATGATATAGACAGAAAAGTACTTATGGATGAAATAGTTAATTCATTCACGAAGTATTATGCAATGATAGAGAATGGACAGTATGGTGACATCTCTGCTTTATATCATTTGGCATTATATCGTAGACATGGTTTCTTTAAGTATCGTGACAAGAAAACAGATGAAGTTTTTGATGCAGCGATAATAGAAGTGGGAGATGATGGAACTTTAGTTGTTAGAGACAGGAATGGCATTATCAGCGAATATCGTTTCAAGGAGATAGAAACGGTGTTGTAA
- the pyrH gene encoding UMP kinase, translated as MARFKRILLKLSGESLMGKQGFGIDPDRLSDYAKQIKEVHEMGVQIGIVIGGGNIFRGLSGSQKGFDRVKGDQMGMCATVINSLALSSALGAIDVKTKVLTAIRMEPIGEFYSKWKAIEAMEAGYVCIFSAGTGSPYFTTDTGSSLRGIEIEADVMLKGTRVDGVYTADPEKDPTATKFSDITFDDIYTRGLKVMDLTATTMCKENNLPIYVFNMDVVGNLKKVMAGEEIGTLVHN; from the coding sequence ATGGCAAGATTTAAGAGAATTCTTCTTAAACTAAGTGGTGAGAGTCTTATGGGCAAACAAGGATTCGGTATTGATCCTGATCGTCTTTCAGACTATGCCAAGCAGATTAAGGAAGTGCACGAGATGGGTGTGCAGATCGGAATAGTTATCGGTGGCGGTAACATCTTCCGTGGGTTGAGTGGTAGTCAAAAAGGTTTCGACCGTGTAAAGGGAGACCAAATGGGAATGTGCGCTACAGTCATAAACTCTTTGGCGTTGAGCAGTGCCTTGGGAGCGATAGATGTAAAGACTAAAGTTCTTACCGCTATTCGCATGGAACCTATTGGTGAATTTTATAGCAAATGGAAAGCTATAGAGGCTATGGAAGCTGGATATGTTTGCATCTTCTCTGCTGGCACAGGTAGTCCTTATTTCACTACAGATACAGGTAGCTCTTTGCGTGGTATCGAGATAGAGGCAGACGTAATGCTGAAAGGTACACGTGTAGACGGTGTTTATACTGCTGATCCAGAGAAAGATCCTACAGCTACAAAGTTCAGCGATATTACTTTTGATGATATCTACACACGTGGACTTAAAGTAATGGACCTTACTGCAACAACAATGTGCAAGGAAAACAATCTTCCAATCTATGTGTTCAATATGGATGTTGTCGGTAATCTTAAAAAGGTTATGGCTGGTGAGGAGATTGGTACGTTGGTACACAATTGA
- a CDS encoding thymidine kinase, producing MTENLTGESHRPGRIEVVCGSMFSGKTEELIRRMKRAKFAKQKVEIFKPAIDTRFSEEDVVSHDQNVIHSTPIDSSGSILLLASDIDVVGIDEAQFLDDGLVDVCNQLANRGVRVIIAGLDMDYKGAPFGPIPALCAIADEVTKVHAICVKCGSLAYVSHRLVNNDHRVMLGEKEEYEPLCRDCYQKAIKEEKINHE from the coding sequence ATGACTGAAAATTTAACAGGAGAATCACATCGCCCAGGACGAATTGAGGTGGTGTGCGGTTCAATGTTCTCTGGGAAAACAGAAGAACTGATTCGTAGAATGAAGCGAGCAAAATTTGCCAAACAGAAGGTTGAGATCTTCAAACCGGCAATTGACACACGTTTTTCTGAGGAAGACGTAGTGAGTCACGATCAGAATGTCATTCATTCTACCCCAATCGATTCATCAGGCTCAATACTTCTATTGGCTTCAGACATAGACGTTGTTGGTATAGATGAAGCGCAATTCCTTGATGATGGACTTGTTGACGTATGCAATCAACTTGCCAACCGTGGCGTTAGAGTTATCATCGCTGGTCTGGACATGGACTACAAAGGTGCTCCATTCGGTCCAATCCCTGCCCTTTGTGCTATTGCCGACGAAGTAACTAAAGTACATGCAATATGCGTAAAATGCGGTTCATTGGCATACGTCAGCCATCGATTGGTAAATAATGACCATCGCGTCATGCTAGGTGAAAAGGAAGAATATGAACCTTTATGCAGAGATTGCTATCAAAAGGCTATAAAAGAAGAAAAAATAAACCATGAGTAA
- the pssA gene encoding CDP-diacylglycerol--serine O-phosphatidyltransferase produces the protein MNFKKHIPNSITCCNLISGCIATTYAFSGNPKMALIWIIIGAVFDFFDGMSARLLHVSSPIGKELDSLADDVTFGVAPATIVFAELGVLEYPSFMEPMRQFIPYIAFVMAAFSALRLAKFNLDERQTTSFIGLPTPANALFWGSLVVANPTWLEGNNWSVLVVIVLVLISCYLLISEIPMFALKFKQWGWKDNKVKYCFMALSVFCVAVFGILEAWWIVISLYFIISVILNLNNKEK, from the coding sequence ATGAATTTCAAGAAACACATTCCTAACAGCATCACATGCTGTAATCTTATTTCAGGCTGCATTGCTACCACTTATGCTTTCAGCGGAAATCCAAAAATGGCTCTTATATGGATTATCATAGGTGCTGTATTTGATTTTTTTGATGGAATGAGCGCACGCTTACTACATGTATCTTCACCAATTGGCAAGGAACTTGATTCACTTGCTGATGACGTGACATTCGGTGTAGCGCCAGCAACAATAGTATTTGCAGAACTTGGCGTTTTGGAATATCCGTCTTTTATGGAACCTATGCGCCAATTTATTCCTTATATAGCATTTGTAATGGCTGCATTCTCAGCACTACGTCTTGCAAAGTTCAATCTTGATGAGCGACAGACTACATCATTCATCGGACTACCAACTCCAGCTAATGCTTTGTTTTGGGGTTCACTTGTAGTAGCAAATCCGACATGGCTTGAAGGAAATAATTGGTCTGTATTAGTTGTTATAGTATTGGTTTTAATAAGTTGCTACTTACTGATATCCGAGATTCCTATGTTTGCGCTTAAATTTAAGCAATGGGGTTGGAAGGACAATAAGGTTAAGTATTGCTTTATGGCTTTATCGGTATTCTGCGTAGCTGTTTTTGGAATCTTAGAAGCATGGTGGATAGTCATTTCATTATATTTCATCATTTCAGTAATACTAAATTTAAATAATAAGGAGAAATAA
- the dnaE gene encoding DNA polymerase III subunit alpha → MEDFIHLHVHTNYSILDGQSKIPKLVDKAIKDGMKGMAITDHGVMFGIKELSDYCAGVNKKRKAEGLEPFKPILGCEMYVAHHRLEDKVKDNGDNSGYHLIVLAKNYNGYKNLIKLVSKSWVDGYYYRPRTDRFELEKYHEDLIICSACLAGEVPAKVLHNDLAGAREACEWYHRVFGDDFYLELQRHEVKDPSLLANREAFPLQQKANKVLIEFAKEYGIKLICTNDVHFEDKETAEAHDHLLCLATGRDLDDPNRLRYSKQEWFKTKAEMNEIFSDVPEAMANTLEVLDKVEIYSIEHGPIMPFFPIPEDFGTEEEWRHKITEEQLYKEFTSDENGENQLSEEEGQKVIKRLGGYDKIYRIKFEADYLDKLAYDGAKLLYGDPLPDNVVEHINFELHVMKTMGFPGYFLIVQDFIKAARTELGVMVGPGRGSAAGSVVAYCLGITKIDPLKYDLLFERFLNPDRVNLPDIDTDFDDDGRGKVLRWVMDKYGHENCAHIITYASMATKNSIKDVARVERLPLEKSNMLCKAIPDRLPDGLKMNLTNAIKCTPELREAEVSTDTRERNTIKYAKMLEGTVRGTGIHACGFIICRDPISDWVPVSTADDPDFPGLKTAVTQYDGHVIESTGLIKMDFLGLKTLSELKEACKVIKKTVGDDIDLDTIPIDDELTYKLYQEGRTIGTFQFESPGMQKYLRELHPTVFEDLIAMNALYRPGPMDYIPDFIKRKHDPSLVTYDIPCMEKYLKDTYGITVYQEQVMLLSRQLASFTRGESDALRKAMGKKKKAIVDAMKPKFIKQGKENGHDPKVLEKIWTDWEKFASYAFNKSHATCYSWVAYQTAYIKAHYPAEYMAALMTRRFSQITEITKLMEECQNMKIATLGPDVNESYSKFGVNKKGEIRFGLSAIKGMGEGAALAIVKEREDHGPYKDIYDFAERVDYSNVNRKAFESLALSGGFDSFAFQREQYLAANSKGEVFLDVLVRYGQLFQTEQREAQNSLFGGEQAVEIARPQPVEAEGWSNIEKLNRERDLVGIYISAHPLDEFSIILNTMCNTHCSELDNKQELAKKEEITLGGIVTGVKSKFTKTGKPCGFVTLEDFEGSGELAFFGEDWGKWRGLLTEGCIVYIKAKCQQKYRDSDYYDFRISDIQYMQTVKANRLEKFTITINSDAIDETVVTDISTMVEKAVGNTQLYIQVIDQEHNVSMMLRSNNHSIEIKKDLLNYIESNPEMSYHVN, encoded by the coding sequence ATGGAAGACTTCATCCACTTACACGTTCATACCAATTATTCTATCCTTGACGGACAGTCAAAGATACCTAAACTAGTAGACAAGGCTATCAAAGACGGCATGAAGGGCATGGCGATCACCGATCACGGTGTGATGTTCGGCATAAAAGAGTTATCTGATTATTGTGCAGGAGTAAACAAGAAGCGAAAGGCAGAGGGGCTTGAACCATTCAAGCCTATTCTGGGATGCGAGATGTATGTTGCTCATCATAGATTGGAAGATAAAGTGAAGGACAATGGTGACAATTCAGGTTACCACCTTATTGTCTTGGCAAAGAACTATAATGGTTACAAAAATCTTATAAAACTAGTCAGTAAGTCTTGGGTAGATGGTTATTATTATCGTCCACGTACAGACAGATTTGAACTTGAAAAATATCATGAAGATCTTATTATTTGTTCTGCTTGTCTAGCAGGTGAGGTTCCTGCAAAAGTTCTTCATAATGATTTGGCTGGTGCTCGTGAAGCTTGTGAATGGTATCATCGAGTGTTTGGTGATGACTTTTATTTGGAGTTGCAGCGTCATGAGGTGAAAGACCCTTCCTTACTGGCAAACAGAGAAGCATTTCCACTTCAACAAAAAGCTAACAAAGTCTTAATTGAGTTTGCTAAAGAATATGGTATAAAGCTTATTTGCACAAATGATGTTCACTTTGAGGATAAGGAAACTGCTGAAGCTCATGACCATTTGCTTTGTCTAGCAACAGGTAGGGATCTAGATGATCCTAACCGTTTGAGATATAGTAAGCAGGAATGGTTTAAGACCAAGGCTGAGATGAACGAGATATTCTCAGATGTTCCAGAAGCCATGGCTAATACTTTAGAGGTGCTTGATAAGGTTGAAATATACAGTATTGAGCATGGACCTATCATGCCTTTTTTCCCGATACCAGAGGATTTCGGTACAGAAGAAGAATGGAGACATAAGATTACAGAGGAACAACTTTATAAGGAGTTTACTTCTGATGAGAACGGAGAAAATCAGTTGTCTGAAGAGGAAGGGCAGAAAGTTATTAAACGATTAGGTGGATATGACAAAATATATCGCATCAAGTTTGAAGCAGACTATCTTGATAAATTGGCTTATGATGGTGCTAAGTTACTATATGGTGATCCTTTACCAGATAATGTAGTTGAGCATATTAACTTTGAGCTTCATGTGATGAAGACCATGGGTTTTCCTGGATACTTCCTTATCGTGCAGGACTTTATTAAAGCAGCGCGTACCGAATTGGGAGTTATGGTCGGTCCTGGACGTGGATCCGCAGCCGGTTCTGTTGTTGCCTATTGTTTGGGAATTACAAAGATAGATCCATTGAAATATGACTTGCTGTTTGAACGTTTCTTGAATCCGGACCGTGTAAACCTTCCTGATATTGATACCGACTTTGATGATGATGGGCGTGGAAAGGTGCTCCGTTGGGTTATGGATAAGTATGGTCATGAGAACTGTGCGCATATCATTACCTATGCAAGTATGGCGACAAAGAACTCAATAAAGGATGTCGCACGTGTGGAAAGGTTACCACTGGAAAAGTCAAATATGCTTTGTAAGGCTATTCCTGACCGTTTGCCAGATGGCTTGAAAATGAATCTTACGAACGCCATTAAATGTACCCCTGAATTGAGGGAGGCTGAAGTGTCAACTGATACACGTGAGCGTAATACGATTAAATATGCTAAGATGCTTGAGGGTACGGTGCGTGGAACTGGTATTCATGCCTGTGGTTTCATTATCTGCCGCGACCCTATAAGTGACTGGGTTCCTGTTTCTACAGCTGATGACCCTGATTTTCCTGGATTGAAAACTGCCGTAACACAATATGATGGGCACGTGATTGAGTCAACGGGGCTTATCAAGATGGACTTCTTGGGATTAAAGACTCTTTCGGAGTTGAAGGAAGCTTGCAAGGTTATCAAGAAGACTGTTGGTGATGATATTGATCTGGACACAATTCCTATTGACGACGAACTTACCTATAAACTATATCAGGAAGGACGTACAATCGGAACATTCCAGTTTGAGTCTCCTGGTATGCAGAAGTATCTACGTGAACTTCATCCTACAGTATTCGAGGACCTTATTGCCATGAATGCTTTGTATCGTCCAGGACCAATGGATTATATACCAGACTTTATTAAGAGAAAGCATGATCCGTCTCTTGTTACTTATGATATTCCATGTATGGAGAAGTATCTTAAGGATACTTACGGTATCACGGTATATCAGGAGCAAGTTATGCTTCTTTCCCGTCAGTTGGCTAGTTTCACTCGTGGTGAGAGTGATGCGTTGCGTAAGGCGATGGGTAAAAAGAAGAAGGCTATTGTTGACGCAATGAAGCCTAAGTTCATTAAGCAGGGAAAAGAGAATGGTCACGATCCTAAGGTCTTGGAAAAGATATGGACCGACTGGGAGAAGTTTGCTTCTTACGCTTTCAATAAGTCTCATGCAACATGTTATTCTTGGGTAGCTTATCAGACTGCATATATCAAGGCTCATTATCCAGCTGAATATATGGCTGCGCTGATGACTCGTCGATTTAGTCAGATTACCGAAATCACCAAGTTGATGGAGGAGTGTCAGAATATGAAGATAGCCACTCTTGGACCAGATGTTAACGAGAGTTACTCTAAGTTTGGTGTAAACAAGAAAGGTGAAATTCGTTTCGGTCTGTCAGCCATTAAAGGAATGGGAGAGGGGGCTGCTCTTGCTATCGTGAAGGAACGAGAGGATCATGGACCTTACAAAGATATATATGATTTTGCTGAACGTGTTGATTACAGCAATGTAAATAGAAAGGCTTTTGAATCTCTTGCTTTGAGTGGTGGCTTTGATAGTTTTGCATTCCAACGTGAACAGTATTTGGCAGCTAATTCAAAAGGAGAAGTATTCCTTGATGTGTTAGTTCGTTATGGTCAGTTGTTTCAGACAGAACAGCGTGAAGCTCAGAATTCACTCTTTGGTGGAGAGCAAGCTGTTGAGATAGCGCGCCCTCAGCCTGTAGAAGCAGAAGGTTGGAGTAATATTGAAAAATTGAATCGCGAGCGAGATCTTGTTGGAATATATATAAGTGCTCATCCGCTAGATGAATTCAGTATCATCTTGAATACGATGTGCAACACTCATTGTTCAGAACTAGACAATAAGCAAGAGTTGGCAAAGAAAGAAGAAATAACTTTGGGCGGTATTGTTACTGGAGTTAAATCAAAGTTTACTAAGACTGGTAAACCATGTGGCTTTGTCACGTTAGAAGATTTTGAAGGTAGCGGTGAACTTGCTTTTTTCGGTGAAGACTGGGGCAAATGGCGAGGATTGCTTACCGAGGGCTGCATCGTGTATATCAAAGCTAAGTGCCAGCAGAAGTATCGTGATAGTGATTACTATGATTTCCGCATTTCTGATATTCAGTATATGCAGACAGTGAAGGCAAATCGCCTAGAGAAGTTCACTATAACAATCAACAGTGATGCGATAGATGAGACTGTGGTCACTGATATTTCTACAATGGTAGAGAAGGCTGTTGGTAATACTCAGTTGTACATTCAGGTCATAGATCAGGAACATAATGTGAGTATGATGTTACGTTCAAATAATCATTCAATAGAGATAAAGAAAGACTTGCTGAATTATATAGAAAGTAATCCTGAGATGTCTTATCATGTAAACTAG
- a CDS encoding Cbp1 family collagen-binding glycoprotein adhesin — protein sequence MKKLLFVTVGALLLTFTSCKQDKTKVNLEKVEQSDSLQSIISQKDSDINDMMGTMNEIQEGFRQINEAENRVNIVKDGEGADKKSQLRQNIKFISATMQKNRELIGKLRQRLANSSLKGTQLKATIDNLVKQLDEKDQQLQQLRAELDAKDIHISELDETINNLNTNVSNLTTANTQNTQTINSQDAQLNTAWYVFGTKNELKEQRIVEGGKVLQTNFNKNYFTKIDIRVDKNIKLYSKSVKILTLHPSSSYTLARDANKQYELTITNPQIFWSTSKYLVIQVK from the coding sequence ATGAAAAAGTTATTGTTTGTAACTGTTGGTGCGTTGTTGCTGACTTTTACTAGTTGTAAACAAGATAAGACGAAGGTTAATCTTGAAAAGGTTGAGCAAAGTGACTCTCTACAGAGTATCATTTCTCAAAAGGATAGTGACATCAATGATATGATGGGCACGATGAATGAAATCCAAGAGGGTTTCAGACAGATTAACGAGGCTGAAAACCGAGTTAATATTGTGAAGGATGGTGAAGGTGCTGATAAAAAGAGTCAGTTGAGACAAAATATAAAGTTTATTTCTGCAACTATGCAGAAGAATCGTGAACTTATTGGCAAGTTGCGTCAGCGTCTAGCTAACAGTAGTCTCAAGGGTACACAACTCAAGGCTACTATTGATAATCTTGTCAAGCAGCTTGATGAGAAAGATCAGCAGTTGCAGCAGTTGAGAGCAGAACTTGATGCAAAGGATATTCATATTTCTGAACTTGACGAAACTATCAACAATTTGAATACCAATGTAAGTAACCTCACTACTGCTAATACTCAGAATACTCAGACTATTAACAGTCAGGATGCACAGTTGAATACTGCTTGGTACGTATTTGGAACAAAGAATGAGTTGAAGGAACAGAGAATTGTAGAAGGAGGTAAAGTTCTTCAAACAAACTTCAATAAGAATTATTTTACGAAGATTGATATTCGTGTGGACAAGAATATAAAACTGTATTCTAAGTCTGTTAAGATTCTTACATTGCATCCGTCTAGCAGTTACACACTTGCACGAGACGCAAATAAGCAATATGAGTTGACAATTACTAATCCTCAGATTTTCTGGAGTACAAGTAAGTATCTTGTCATTCAGGTTAAGTAA